A genomic region of Devosia ginsengisoli contains the following coding sequences:
- a CDS encoding SDR family NAD(P)-dependent oxidoreductase, giving the protein MRIQDKVAVVTGAGSGIGLAIARRFVAEGAKVVALDWHADAIAAAVSDIGGAIIGMTGDVSKEADCVAMIDRAAAEFGRVDILVNNAGVMDLFQSVADVDNATWRRCMAVNVDGPMYAMRRAVPLMLELGGGSIVNIASVAATGGGAAGAAYTASKHALIGLTKSTAFQYAKLGLRCNALAVGGVSTNIMDSVEGHALDQAGLGRLGAYQASNPGMLEPADIANAVLFLASDEARHLNGAVLPVDMGWSAA; this is encoded by the coding sequence ATGCGTATACAGGACAAGGTTGCGGTCGTCACGGGAGCTGGCTCAGGCATCGGTTTGGCCATTGCCCGCCGGTTCGTGGCGGAAGGGGCAAAGGTTGTTGCCCTAGACTGGCATGCCGACGCCATCGCGGCGGCAGTGAGCGACATCGGAGGCGCCATCATTGGCATGACGGGTGATGTGTCCAAGGAGGCAGACTGCGTTGCGATGATCGATCGTGCAGCAGCCGAATTTGGGCGCGTCGACATTTTGGTCAACAATGCCGGCGTGATGGACCTGTTCCAGTCCGTTGCCGACGTCGACAACGCGACATGGCGCCGCTGCATGGCGGTCAATGTCGACGGGCCTATGTATGCCATGCGACGAGCGGTTCCGCTGATGCTGGAACTGGGAGGCGGCTCAATCGTCAATATCGCATCCGTGGCCGCTACAGGTGGCGGCGCAGCGGGCGCGGCCTATACCGCCTCCAAGCACGCGCTTATCGGCCTGACCAAGAGTACAGCGTTTCAATATGCTAAGCTTGGACTGCGCTGCAATGCGCTAGCAGTGGGCGGCGTCAGCACCAACATCATGGATAGCGTCGAGGGGCACGCGCTCGACCAGGCTGGGCTCGGGCGATTGGGTGCTTATCAGGCCAGCAATCCGGGTATGCTTGAACCGGCCGACATCGCCAATGCCGTTCTGTTTCTCGCCTCCGACGAGGCCCGTCACCTCAATGGCGCGGTGCTGCCGGTGGATATGGGCTGGAGCGCGGCATGA
- a CDS encoding c-type cytochrome, whose translation MTDRGRATTDTALRVFVPLWLFFAGCVVAQAFDRVEDGRALVTMYCADCHAIGTNGESPLNIAPRFRDFHLRYDVEFLSEALVEGIVTAHPEMPQFEFDPDQAAAIVAYLKTLEP comes from the coding sequence ATGACCGATAGAGGACGTGCGACTACCGACACCGCACTGCGTGTTTTTGTCCCGCTTTGGCTGTTCTTTGCCGGTTGCGTCGTCGCACAGGCATTTGATCGAGTTGAAGACGGCCGGGCGTTGGTGACGATGTACTGTGCCGATTGTCATGCGATCGGAACCAATGGCGAAAGCCCCCTGAATATCGCGCCACGGTTTCGTGACTTTCATCTGCGCTACGACGTGGAGTTCCTGAGCGAAGCGCTTGTCGAAGGGATCGTTACAGCCCATCCCGAAATGCCGCAGTTCGAGTTTGACCCTGACCAGGCTGCAGCTATCGTTGCTTACCTCAAGACATTGGAGCCTTGA